One window of the Betta splendens chromosome 21, fBetSpl5.4, whole genome shotgun sequence genome contains the following:
- the LOC114846806 gene encoding eIF5-mimic protein 2-A-like isoform X1 codes for MSNQRQQKPTLTGQRFKTRKRDEKERFDPSQFQESIVQGLNQTGTDLEAIAKFLDASGAKLDYRRYAETLFDILVAGGMLAPGGTLSDDVTCTDVCLFKAQENMETMQAYAQLFNKLIRRYKYLEKGFEEEIKKLLLFLKGFTESERNKLAMVTGILLANGNLSAAILISLYNENLVKEGVSASFAVKLFKSWLSEKDISSLANSLRKVGMDNRLMELFPPNKRSCEHFSKYFTDAGLKELSDFARNQQSIGARKELQKELQEQMSRGEPLKDIIAYVQEEIKKNNISEQIMIGRIWSSVMSCVEWNKKEELVTEQAIKHLKQYSPLLKAFTSQGLSELTLLLKIQEYCYDNIHFMKAFQKIVVLLYKADVLSEEAILKWYNEACLAKGKSIFLEQMKKFVEWLKNAEEESESEEEEAD; via the exons ATGAGTAATCAAAGGCAGCAGAAGCCTACGCTAACAGGCCAGCGTTTTAAAACTCGAAAAAGAG ATGAAAAGGAGAGATTTGACCCTTCCCAGTTTCAGGAGAGCATCGTACAAGGTCTAAACCAGACTGGCACTGATTTAGAGGCGATTGCAAAGTTCCTTGATGCCTCCGGTGCCAAGCTTGACTACAGGCGCTATGCTGAGACTCTGTTCGACATCCTGGTGGCTGGTGGAATGCTGG CCCCAGGTGGTACTCTGTCGGACGACGTGACCTGCACAGACGTCTGTCTCTTCAAAGCTCAAGAGAACATGGAGACCATGCAGGCATATGCACAG CTCTTCAACAAACTGATCAGGCGTTACAAGTATTTGGAGAAAGGGTTCGAGGAGGAGATTAAAAAG ctgctgctgtttctcaagGGCTTCACAGAGTCTGAGCGCAACAAGCTGGCTATGGTAACGGGAATTCTGCTGGCCAATGGCAATCTCTCTGCAGCCATTCTCATCAGCCTCTACAATGAGAACCTGGTCAAAGAAG GTGTTTCAGCCTCCTTTGCCGTAAAACTCTTCAAATCCTGGCTTTCTGAAAAGGACATCAGCTCTCTTGCTAACAGTCTCCGAAAAGTTGGCATGGACAACCGACTCATG GAGCTGTTCCCTCCCAACAAGCGCAGTTGTGAGCACTTCTCCAAGTATTTCACAGACGCCGGGCTCAAGGAGCTTTCGGACTTCGCCAGGAACCAGCAGTCCATAGGTGCTCGCAAAGAGCTGCAGAAAGAGCTTCAAGAGCAGATGTCACGTGGGGAGCCGCTCAAAGAT ATCATCGCCTACGTCCAAGAGGAAATCAAGAAGAACAACATCTCGGAGCAGATCATGATCGGACGAATCTGGTCCAGCGTGATGAGCTGTGTAGAGTGGAACAAGAAGGAGGAGCTCGTCACAGAACAAGCCATCAAACATCTGAAG CAATACAGCCCACTGTTGAAGGCTTTTACCTCCCAGGGCCTCTCCGAACTCACTCTCCTGCTGAAGATCCAGGAGTACTGTTACGACAACATCCACTTCATGAAGGCCTTCCAAAAAATAGTTGTGCTGCTCTACAAag cggaTGTCTTGAGCGAGGAAGCGATCCTGAAGTGGTATAACGAAGCCTGTCTGGCCAAAGGAAAAAGTATCTTCCTTGAACAGATGAAAAAGTTTGTGGAATGGCTCAAGAACGCAGAAGAAG agtctgagtctgaggaagaagaggcagaCTGA
- the LOC114846806 gene encoding eIF5-mimic protein 2-A-like isoform X2 has product MSNQRQQKPTLTGQRFKTRKRDEKERFDPSQFQESIVQGLNQTGTDLEAIAKFLDASGAKLDYRRYAETLFDILVAGGMLAPGGTLSDDVTCTDVCLFKAQENMETMQAYAQLFNKLIRRYKYLEKGFEEEIKKLLLFLKGFTESERNKLAMVTGILLANGNLSAAILISLYNENLVKEGVSASFAVKLFKSWLSEKDISSLANSLRKVGMDNRLMELFPPNKRSCEHFSKYFTDAGLKELSDFARNQQSIGARKELQKELQEQMSRGEPLKDIIAYVQEEIKKNNISEQIMIGRIWSSVMSCVEWNKKEELVTEQAIKHLKRCSRIWAAVGFELCREDN; this is encoded by the exons ATGAGTAATCAAAGGCAGCAGAAGCCTACGCTAACAGGCCAGCGTTTTAAAACTCGAAAAAGAG ATGAAAAGGAGAGATTTGACCCTTCCCAGTTTCAGGAGAGCATCGTACAAGGTCTAAACCAGACTGGCACTGATTTAGAGGCGATTGCAAAGTTCCTTGATGCCTCCGGTGCCAAGCTTGACTACAGGCGCTATGCTGAGACTCTGTTCGACATCCTGGTGGCTGGTGGAATGCTGG CCCCAGGTGGTACTCTGTCGGACGACGTGACCTGCACAGACGTCTGTCTCTTCAAAGCTCAAGAGAACATGGAGACCATGCAGGCATATGCACAG CTCTTCAACAAACTGATCAGGCGTTACAAGTATTTGGAGAAAGGGTTCGAGGAGGAGATTAAAAAG ctgctgctgtttctcaagGGCTTCACAGAGTCTGAGCGCAACAAGCTGGCTATGGTAACGGGAATTCTGCTGGCCAATGGCAATCTCTCTGCAGCCATTCTCATCAGCCTCTACAATGAGAACCTGGTCAAAGAAG GTGTTTCAGCCTCCTTTGCCGTAAAACTCTTCAAATCCTGGCTTTCTGAAAAGGACATCAGCTCTCTTGCTAACAGTCTCCGAAAAGTTGGCATGGACAACCGACTCATG GAGCTGTTCCCTCCCAACAAGCGCAGTTGTGAGCACTTCTCCAAGTATTTCACAGACGCCGGGCTCAAGGAGCTTTCGGACTTCGCCAGGAACCAGCAGTCCATAGGTGCTCGCAAAGAGCTGCAGAAAGAGCTTCAAGAGCAGATGTCACGTGGGGAGCCGCTCAAAGAT ATCATCGCCTACGTCCAAGAGGAAATCAAGAAGAACAACATCTCGGAGCAGATCATGATCGGACGAATCTGGTCCAGCGTGATGAGCTGTGTAGAGTGGAACAAGAAGGAGGAGCTCGTCACAGAACAAGCCATCAAACATCTGAAG AGATGTTCTAGAATCTGGGCTGCTGTGGGCTTTGAACTCTGCAGAGAAGATAATTGA